The Temnothorax longispinosus isolate EJ_2023e chromosome 7, Tlon_JGU_v1, whole genome shotgun sequence genome contains a region encoding:
- the Fws gene encoding conserved oligomeric Golgi complex subunit 5 — translation MSEISSWEDIENDKFFKQLLDVDFKKTDVVEPLLSVAQQLNKLGQAIEVLNAELQRQVLANHEDLLSQATWVEKLEGVLFIMQSHIQSLLSAVERLRGKIIDPFNRIEMQTIVLARLHETSDLLRRVSRMQHLSKRLNSQMSSITQGPDIVKAANSLHELEQLMADTDLNGLDVIADDQQAVKTQRATVQRIATHTLTQGLQTMDRTKVSTAVQVFQNLGIIGGAVDTTIDSTLAEIERISTESLDVSLVTNQDFGKRGAPGRATIPSPGSSGNLRTRIWENLERLFQDTLYTHCLQIELLQRVLLEHHMQGFHDLSEKFWDKVNALLAKVLIERAQGSSFVKQALEGEYPKFLRIFLDLSKRLKERSHSIGIYGIERNVLLPFENAYLSRSVSRLLDPVHNMFSGEGLPTHDEIDSLIRMITNELSVSLVDDGLSTVVSRNVGKAIRLFCLKCEQSVVTGGEASQVIDSPTTGQQTNVTLGNLLHYLSSQTNRVIANLAGGLPSEGSVVITTALKETDELTKNLLAPLLTSISDAIESIILTMHDDPEFRDTSSPLGKEIGCSLYMRELQGFILRSVNTFLLPYKNQVVVAESCKAVASRCIELFVRHACLLRPLTDFGKAKLLVDFAQMEIAVTPLCRGGQMGLLEQQQYRTLRALKTLLPLNPEEMVDKILEGQGESSVSPSLILLHLFSGAPPELASPHQSAGWSVGRLSQWMDSHPNERDRLALCSGPLERYQLTIRQQNLPSFHPLFPLMMKLANLREHSSQ, via the exons ATGAGCGAAATATCAAGTTGGGAAGATATTGAAAACGATA AGTTCTTTAAACAGCTGTTGGATGTTGATTTCAAAAAGACAGATGTTGTTGAGCCATTGTTGTCGGTGGCTCaacaattaaacaaattaggACAAG CTATCGAGGTGCTGAATGCCGAGCTGCAAAGGCAAGTACTTGCGAATCACGAAGATTTACTATCTCAAGCAACATGGGTGGAGAAATTAGAAGGAGTGCTTTTTATAATGCAGTCTCATATACAA AGCCTCTTGTCGGCAGTGGAGCGATTGCGTGGCAAGATTATCGATCCATTTAATAGAATTGAAATGCAAACGATTGTACTAGCACGGCTTCACGAAACCTCCGATCTTTTAAGAAGAGTCTCTAGGATGCAACATTTGTCGAAACGTTTAAATTCTCAAATGAGTAGCATTACTCAAGGGCCAGATATCGTTAAAGCTGCTAATAGTCTTCACGAGCTtg aacaATTAATGGCAGACACGGATCTTAACGGCCTAGATGTAATCGCAGATGACCAGCAGGCTGTAAAGACTCAGAGAGCTACGGTACAAAGAATAGCCACTCATACGTTAACGCAAGGTTTACAGACGATGGACAGAACGAAG GTGAGCACGGCTGTGCAGGTCTTTCAAAACTTGGGAATAATAGGCGGCGCCGTAGACACAACTATAGACTCTACCCTGGCTGAAATAGAAAGAATTTCCACAGAATCGTTAGATGTATCTTTGGTGACGAATCAGGACTTTGGGAAACGCGGAGCGCCGGGCAGAGCTACGATTCCGTCGCCTGGATCGTCCGGGAATTTACGCACGAGAATTTGGGAAAATCTCGAACGTCTTTTCCAAGATACTTTATATACGCACTGTCTGCAA ATTGAATTGCTGCAAAGAGTATTATTGGAACACCATATGCAAGGGTTTCACGATTTGTCCGAGAAATTTTGGGACAAGGTAAACGCTCTTCTTGCAAAAGTCTTGATTGAACGTGCTCAAg GATCGTCATTTGTAAAACAAGCCCTAGAAGGAGAGtatccaaaatttttaagaatatttttagatttgaGTAAACGCTTAAAAGAGAGATCTCACAGTATTGGGATTTATGGTATCGA gcGTAATGTTTTATTACCATTCGAAAATGCATATTTATCGCGCTCGGTATCTCGTCTTCTGGATCCAGTTCACAATATGTTTTCTGGAGAAGGTTTGCCGACACACGACGAGATTGACAGTCTCATACGTATGATTACAAA TGAACTAAGCGTATCACTGGTGGACGATGGACTCTCGACCGTGGTGTCACGTAATGTGGGAAAAGCAATAAGACTGTTCTGCTTAAAATGCGAGCAAAGTGTGGTGACCGGTGGCGAGGCCAGCCAAGTAATCGATTCCCCGACTACTGGTCAGCAGACAAACGTCACGCTCGGCAATCTTCTCCATTATCTTTCTAGCCAGACAAATCGAGTAATAGCTAATCTGGCGGGGGGTTTACCCTCCGAAGGGAGCGTTGTCATTACCACGGCGCTCAAGGAAACAGACGAATTAACGAAGAACTTGCTCGCGCCGTTGTTAACTTCTATTAGCGATGCAATcgaaagtattattttaacaatgcaCGATGATCCCGAATTTAGAGA CACAAGCAGCCCTTTGGGAAAGGAAATCGGTTGTTCTCTTTACATGCGTGAATTACAAGGCTTTATTTTACGATCCgtgaatacatttttactacCGTACAAAAATCAAGTGGTTGTAGCTGAAAG TTGTAAAGCTGTCGCGTCGAGATGCATCGAGTTATTTGTGCGTCATGCTTGCTTGCTGAGACCTCTGACTGATTTTGGAAAAGCGAAACTTTTGGTAGATTTCGCTCAG ATGGAAATAGCTGTGACGCCGTTATGCCGTGGTGGCCAGATGGGTCTGCTTGAGCAACAGCAATACAGAACTTTGCGAGCGCTAAAAACTTTACTTCCCCTCAATCCTGAGGAAATGGTAGACAAAATTCTAGAAGGGCAGGGAGAGAGTAGCGTATCGCCGTCCCTTATTCTCCTGCATCTGTTTTCTGGCGCGCCGCCTGAATTAGCGTCACCGCATCAG AGCGCTGGATGGTCTGTAGGCCGATTATCTCAGTGGATGGACAGCCATCCGAACGAAAGAGACAGATTAGCGCTGTGCAGTGGACCATTGGAACGTTATCAGTTAACAATCCGTCAACAAAATCTTCCATCGTTTCACCCTCTCTTTCCACTGATGATGAAATTAGCTAACTTGAGAGAACACTCAAGTCAATAA
- the LOC139816521 gene encoding uncharacterized protein isoform X2, whose product MSKYKCLMPAGMSDDDDDDDDDDDVFFPQEEKEPAEKAHTESYTPRKDSTKEETKGIDFEVYNEERVYEDRLVKACTMGHLGVIQEYFQQHDVEHDVNKFLHTGWTLLLYATSSVEPEIVEYLLLHGANPNKHKDGFTPLMALCNSTKGTTKKSLKCLELLIQAKADANVTNKRRETALMYACMSQDADVVIELVKYVQNIDASDSDGKTALIYAAAANKPDIIRILLAHNANTSLTDIYNLSAKDIADTKGFTEVSALLDKDEEEVITCCKISEVITWRDLFPNLYPREKEALDYDISVMLCGMGLEKYGILFQGMDIKTFLQLTEDDLCRLGIDITVHREQFLGSLDKFHSKKWRIDSFGNIKKTDSYTIYNGVISLTNAKKQIGVIASSFQYIKNNLLKAASENIVLSPVKRTEYEEELRKTQKTLKLLKNEIIKVKKLAQEIDKENNIGVPATWINPKSKSGWTITISITLMLANFIISGKRG is encoded by the exons ATGTCGAAGTACAAGTGTTTGATGCCCGCTGGTATGTCtgatgacgacgatgacgatgacgatgacgacgatgtcTTCTTTCCTCAAGAGGAG AAAGAGCCCGCCGAGAAAGCCCACACAGAGAGTTATACTCCAAGAAAGGACTCGACGAAAGAGGAGACGAAGGGCATCGATTTCGAGGTATACAATGAGGAACGTGTCTATGAAGATCGCCTTGTAAAAGCGTGTACAATGGGACATTTAGGAGTGATACAGGAATATTTCCAAC AACATGATGTAGAGCATGATGTCAATAAGTTCCTGCATACTGGATGGACTCTATTGTTATATGCGACTTCATCGGTGGAACCAGAAATAGTAGAGTATCTCTTGTTACACGGTGCAAACCCGAATAAGCATAAAG ATGGATTCACACCTCTCATGGCACTGTGTAATTCCACGAAGGGAACgacaaaaaaatctttaaaatgcCTTGAACTTCTGATACAAGCAAAAGCTGATGCAAATGTTACAAATAAGCGAAG GGAAACAGCTCTAATGTACGCATGTATGTCGCAGGACGCGGACGTCGTCATCGAGCTTGTAAAATACGTACAAAACATTGATGCAAGTGACAGCGATGGAAAAACT GCATTGATCTATGCTGCTGCAGCTAATAAGCCTGATATTATCAGAATTCTTTTGGCCCATAATGCAAATACTTCACTGACAGacatatacaatttatctGCCAAGGATATCGCGGATACAAAAGGATTCACCGAG GTATCCGCTCTATTGGACAAAGATGAAGAAGAAGTGATAACTTGTTGCAAGATATCCGAAGTGATAACTTGGAGAGatttatttccaaatttatATCCTAGAGAAAAGGAAGCTTTAGATTATGATATATCAGTGATGCTATGTGGAATgggcttggaaaaatatgggattttatttcaaggaatggatattaaaacttttttgcaGTTGACAGAAGATGATCTTTGTCGCTTAGGAATTGATATTACTGTTCATAGAGAACAATTCCTAGGAAGTCTTGACAAATTTCACAGCAAAAAGTGGCGTATAGATAGTTTTGGCAATATTAAGAAAACGGATTCATATac AATTTACAACGGTGTGATATCATTAACAAATGCGAAAAAGCAGATTGGCGTGATAGCTTCTAGTTTccaatatatcaaaaataatttgctgaAAGCTGCGAGCGAAAATATCGTTTTGTCGCCTGTGAAAAGAACGGAATATGAAGAAGAACTgagaaaaacgcaaaaaactttaaaactcTTAAAGAATgagataataaaagttaaaaaattagctCAAGAG ATCGATAAGGAAAATAATATCGGTGTACCAGCAACTTGGATTAATCCCAAGAGTAAATCTGGTTGGACTATAACAATAAGCATTACATTAATG TTAGCTAATTTCATCATCAGTGGAAAGAGAGGGTGA
- the LOC139816534 gene encoding pyridoxal phosphate phosphatase PHOSPHO2, whose translation MGRGVLVAIDFDHTICEDNTDVVVQNLLTEPIPENVQNLRKSDGWLPYMNKIFELLYDNSVNASQIEDIIVSIPAVAGMTELLTSLHANGHEIIIISDSNSLFIDYWLRNRQLKHVVSRVFTNLGRYDDDGRLRVDAYHTQHACKMSSVNLCKGQILMDYIQDKRKESKSYERRVYIGDGYNDLCPILRLSQVDLACPRKDYPLATQLNNSSTSRSVKAKIIPWENGTDLRRTLQQIIELC comes from the coding sequence ATGGGTCGTGGCGTGCTCGTGGCGATCGATTTTGATCACACCATCTGCGAGGACAACACCGACGTGGTAGTGCAAAACTTGCTGACGGAACCAATACCCGAGAATGTGCAGAATCTACGGAAATCCGACGGCTGGTTGCCCTACATGAACAAGATCTTCGAGCTCCTGTACGACAACTCCGTGAACGCGAGTCAAATCGAGGACATTATTGTCAGTATACCCGCGGTTGCGGGGATGACGGAGCTTCTCACTTCCCTGCACGCCAACGGTCACGAGATCATCATTATCAGCGACTCCAACAGCCTATTCATAGATTACTGGCTCAGGAACAGACAGCTGAAACACGTGGTGTCACGGGTCTTCACAAACCTGGGCCgatacgacgacgacggcaggCTGAGGGTGGACGCGTATCACACGCAGCACGCGTGTAAGATGAGCTCCGTCAATCTCTGCAAGGGCCAGATCCTGATGGACTATATTCAGGATAAACGCAAGGAAAGCAAGAGCTACGAGAGGCGTGTCTACATCGGCGACGGGTATAACGATCTCTGTCCGATTTTGCGTCTCTCTCAAGTCGATTTGGCATGTCCGCGTAAGGATTATCCGCTCGCCACGCAGCTCAACAACTCGTCTACCTCCAGGTCGGTGAAGGCGAAAATTATACCGTGGGAGAACGGTACGGATCTACGACGCACGTTGCAACAGATCATAGAGCTTTGTTAG
- the Pgant35a gene encoding polypeptide N-acetylgalactosaminyltransferase 35A produces the protein MISTRYVSFLSGIVIASLTWAFSLYLYSRLSENAITASPTILVPGIGVSTRGERIDKEMMLRDNVVVARNEKQILVGKEAYNFKGNQNLRNNDLLFRQLQPAPVKPAVTLDQGLDELGMVKNLEDQRKRDEGYKNYAFNVLISDNLGVRRNIPDTRHKLCGAQKYPTTLPNASIIICFYNEHYTTLLRSLHTVLERTPATLLHEIILVNDYSDSDTLHEKIKVYIKNNFNDGIRVFKTERREGLIRARVFGARKATGKVLIFLDSHIEVNEMWIEPLLSRIAYSRNIVPMPVIDIINADTFQYTGSPLVRGGFNWGLHFKWDTLPLGTLKYDDDFVKPIKSPTMAGGLFAIDREYFTKMGEYDVGMDVWGGENLEISFRIWMCGGSIELIPCSRVGHVFRKRRPYGSDDPHDTMLKNSLRVAHVWMDEYKDYFLKNAKTIDYGDISERLALRQRLKCKTFGWYLKVVYPELTLPDDTERRLKDKWAKLDQRPMQPWHSRKRNYTDQYQIRLSNTALCIQSEKDIKTKGSKLILMPCLRIKSQMWYETDKNELVLGQMLCMEGAEKIPKLGKCHEMGGSQDWRHKRVNGTPIYNMATGTCLGAMRDVRNSLLIMDLCTRSNTSLITWDLIRSKAPSKEIR, from the exons ATGATATCAACGCGATACGTATCGTTCCTGTCGGGAATAGTGATAGCCTCTCTAACATGGGCGTTCAGTTTGTATCTTTACTCAAGGCTGTCGGAAAATGCTATCACTGCCAGTCCTACGATATTGGTGCCTGGGATTGGCGTTTCCACGCGTGGCGAAAGGATCGACAAGGAGATGATGCTACGCGACAATGTTGTCGTTGCGCGCAATGAGAAGCAAATCTTGGTTGGTAAGGAAGCCTACAACTTCAAGGGCAATCAAAATCTCAGGAACAACGATCTGCTCTTTCGGCAACTGCAGCCTGCACCGGTAAAACCTGCAGTCACTTTGGATCAAG gttTAGATGAATTGGGCATGGTAAAAAATTTGGAGGATCAACGAAAGAGAGACGAGGGTTATAAGAATTATGCCTTTAACGTTCTGATATCGGACAATCTCGGTGTGCGAAGAAATATACCGGACACGAGACACAAATTGTGCGGAGCGCAAAAATATCCTACCACGTTGCCAAATGCCAGTATAATCATCTGTTTTTACAACGAACATTATACGACCCTGTTGCGATCCTTGCATACCGTGCTCGAGAGAACGCCAGCGACGCTTCTGCATGAAATTATCTTGGTCAACGATTATAGCGACAGCGATACGTTGCacgaaaagataaaagtatatattaaaaacaatttcaatGACGGAATACGCGTGTTCAAGACCGAGAGAAGGGAAGGTTTGATCAGAGCGCGGGTGTTTGGAGCTAGGAAAGCGACCGGCAAAGTTTTGATCTTTTTGGACAGTCACATAGAAGTAAACGAAATGTGGATAGAGCCACTTCTCTCAAGGATCGCTTACTCGAGAAATATCGTACCGATGCCCGTGATCGATATTATAAATGCAGATACGTTTCAGTACACTGGGAGTCCCTTAGTGAGAGGTGGCTTTAATTGGGGTCTCCATTTTAAATGGGACACGTTACCACTTGGAACATTAAAATATGACGACGATTTTGTAAAGCCCATCAA atCGCCGACTATGGCCGGAGGATTGTTCGCTATTGatagagaatattttacaaaaatgggAGAATACGATGTCGGTATGGACGTTTGGGGTGGAGAGAATCTTGAAATATCATTTcga ataTGGATGTGTGGCGGGAGTATCGAGCTTATTCCCTGTTCGCGAGTAGGTCATGTATTTAGAAAACGACGGCCGTACGGTTCGGACGACCCGCATGACACCATGTTAAAGAATTCTTTGCGAGTCGCGCACGTGTGGATGGATGAATACAAAGATTACTTTCTGAAAAACGCTAAAACGATTGATTATGGCGATATCTCAGAACGATTAGCGTTGCGCCAGAGATTAAAGTGCAAAACATTCGGCTGGTACTTGAAGGTGGTTTATCCTGAATTAACATTGCCAGATGATACGGAAAGGCGACTGAAGGATAAATGGGCCAAGCTTGATCAAAGACCGATGCAACCTTGGCATTCGAGGAAGAGGAATTATACCGATCAGTATCAAATCAGACTTTCAAATACCGCGCTCTGTATCCAGAGTGAAAAGGATATTAAGACTAAAGGCTCGAAACTTATTTTAATGCCTtgtttaagaattaaatcacag ATGTGGTATGAGACCGATAAAAATGAACTGGTACTTGGTCAGATGCTTTGCATGGAAGGAGCCGAGAAGATTCCAAAACTTGGAAAGTGTCATGAGATGGGAGGAAGCCAAGATTGGCGTCATAAGCGCGTT AATGGCACACCCATCTACAACATGGCAACAGGAACCTGTTTAGGAGCGATGCGCGATGTAAGAAACAGTCTGCTTATCATGGATTTATGTACGAGATCGAATACTTCATTGATAACGTGGGATCTCATTCGGTCAAAAGCTCCATCCAAGGAAATCAGATGA
- the LOC139816521 gene encoding uncharacterized protein isoform X1, translating to MSKYKCLMPAGMSDDDDDDDDDDDVFFPQEEKEPAEKAHTESYTPRKDSTKEETKGIDFEVYNEERVYEDRLVKACTMGHLGVIQEYFQQHDVEHDVNKFLHTGWTLLLYATSSVEPEIVEYLLLHGANPNKHKDGFTPLMALCNSTKGTTKKSLKCLELLIQAKADANVTNKRRETALMYACMSQDADVVIELVKYVQNIDASDSDGKTALIYAAAANKPDIIRILLAHNANTSLTDIYNLSAKDIADTKGFTEVSALLDKDEEEVITCCKISEVITWRDLFPNLYPREKEALDYDISVMLCGMGLEKYGILFQGMDIKTFLQLTEDDLCRLGIDITVHREQFLGSLDKFHSKKWRIDSFGNIKKTDSYTIYNGVISLTNAKKQIGVIASSFQYIKNNLLKAASENIVLSPVKRTEYEEELRKTQKTLKLLKNEIIKVKKLAQEIDKENNIGVPATWINPKSKSGWTITISITLMVGLYLCKRMYIQRLWNMYNIRISSVLRFPTNLSYFFE from the exons ATGTCGAAGTACAAGTGTTTGATGCCCGCTGGTATGTCtgatgacgacgatgacgatgacgatgacgacgatgtcTTCTTTCCTCAAGAGGAG AAAGAGCCCGCCGAGAAAGCCCACACAGAGAGTTATACTCCAAGAAAGGACTCGACGAAAGAGGAGACGAAGGGCATCGATTTCGAGGTATACAATGAGGAACGTGTCTATGAAGATCGCCTTGTAAAAGCGTGTACAATGGGACATTTAGGAGTGATACAGGAATATTTCCAAC AACATGATGTAGAGCATGATGTCAATAAGTTCCTGCATACTGGATGGACTCTATTGTTATATGCGACTTCATCGGTGGAACCAGAAATAGTAGAGTATCTCTTGTTACACGGTGCAAACCCGAATAAGCATAAAG ATGGATTCACACCTCTCATGGCACTGTGTAATTCCACGAAGGGAACgacaaaaaaatctttaaaatgcCTTGAACTTCTGATACAAGCAAAAGCTGATGCAAATGTTACAAATAAGCGAAG GGAAACAGCTCTAATGTACGCATGTATGTCGCAGGACGCGGACGTCGTCATCGAGCTTGTAAAATACGTACAAAACATTGATGCAAGTGACAGCGATGGAAAAACT GCATTGATCTATGCTGCTGCAGCTAATAAGCCTGATATTATCAGAATTCTTTTGGCCCATAATGCAAATACTTCACTGACAGacatatacaatttatctGCCAAGGATATCGCGGATACAAAAGGATTCACCGAG GTATCCGCTCTATTGGACAAAGATGAAGAAGAAGTGATAACTTGTTGCAAGATATCCGAAGTGATAACTTGGAGAGatttatttccaaatttatATCCTAGAGAAAAGGAAGCTTTAGATTATGATATATCAGTGATGCTATGTGGAATgggcttggaaaaatatgggattttatttcaaggaatggatattaaaacttttttgcaGTTGACAGAAGATGATCTTTGTCGCTTAGGAATTGATATTACTGTTCATAGAGAACAATTCCTAGGAAGTCTTGACAAATTTCACAGCAAAAAGTGGCGTATAGATAGTTTTGGCAATATTAAGAAAACGGATTCATATac AATTTACAACGGTGTGATATCATTAACAAATGCGAAAAAGCAGATTGGCGTGATAGCTTCTAGTTTccaatatatcaaaaataatttgctgaAAGCTGCGAGCGAAAATATCGTTTTGTCGCCTGTGAAAAGAACGGAATATGAAGAAGAACTgagaaaaacgcaaaaaactttaaaactcTTAAAGAATgagataataaaagttaaaaaattagctCAAGAG ATCGATAAGGAAAATAATATCGGTGTACCAGCAACTTGGATTAATCCCAAGAGTAAATCTGGTTGGACTATAACAATAAGCATTACATTAATGGTAGGGCTATACTTATGCAAAAGAATGTATATTCAAAGATTATGgaatatgtataacattaGGATATCCTCGGTGCTTCGTTTTCCAAcgaatttatcatattttttcgaataa
- the Carmine gene encoding AP-3 complex subunit mu-1 — MINSLFIINSSGDVFMEKHWKSAVARSLCDYFFDQQRRVLSPEDTPPVIATPHHYLISIYRCNMFFVAVCMTEVPPLFVIEFLHRVVDTFEDYFSECTETIIKENYVVVYELLDEMLDNGFPLATESNILKELIKPPNILRTIANTVTGKSNVSAILPSGQLSNVPWRRTGVKYTNNEAYFDVVEEVDAIIDRTGATVFAEIQGYVDCCIKLSGMPDLTLSFMNPRLFDDVSFHPCVRFKRWESERILSFIPPDGNFRLLSYHIGSQSIVAIPIYVRHNISLKEPGGGRLDITVGPKQTIGRTVENVTLEIPMPKIVLNCTLTPNQGKYSFDPVSKILLWDIGRIDVSKLPNLRGSITIQNSTAVTESNPAINVHFTINQLAVSGLKVNRLDMYGEKYKPFKGVKYITKAGKFQIRM, encoded by the exons ATGATAAATAgtctctttattataaattcttcgGG AGATGTTTTCATGGAGAAACATTGGAAGAGTGCAGTCGCACGTTCGCTTTGTGACTATTTCTTTGATCAGCAGCGAAGAGTCTTGTCTCCGGAGGACACACCGCCGGTGATAGCTACTCCGCATCATTATCTTATTAGCATATATCGCTGTAATATGTTTTTTGTGGCAGTGTGCATGACAGAGG TTCCACCATTATTCGTCATCGAATTCTTACACAGGGTAGTGGATACCTTTGAAGATTATTTCAGCGAATGCACAGAaactattataaaagaaaactaTGTGGTGGTATACGAATTGCTGGACGAGATGTTGGACAATGGTTTTCCTCTGGCGACAGAATCCAATATATTGAAGGAGTTGATCAAACCACCCAATATTTTACGCACTATAGCGAATACTGTTACAGGCAAATCCAA cgtTAGCGCAATCTTGCCAAGTGGACAACTATCTAATGTTCCTTGGAGACGAACTGGAGTAAAGTATACCAACAATGAAGCTTATTTTGATGTCGTCGAAGAAGTAGATGCGATTATTGATCGAACTGGAGCGACAGTGTTTGCAGAAATTCAGGGCTAC gttgaCTGTTGTATAAAACTAAGCGGTATGCCAGATCTTACCCTTTCGTTTATGAATCCAAGACTGTTCGACGACGTGAGCTTCCATCCTTGCGTTCGATTCAAAAGATGGGAG TCGGAGAGGatactttcttttattccGCCCGATGGTAACTTTCGCCTCCTTTCGTATCACATAGGATCGCAAAGCATTGTGGCAATTCCTATATACGTAAGACATAATATTAGTCTAAAAGAACCAGGAGGTGGTAGGTTAGACATAACTGTTGGACCAAAACAAACTATTGGTAGAACA gTTGAAAATGTGACTTTAGAAATTCCAATGCCAAAGATAGTTTTGAATTGCACTTTAACTCCAAACCAAGGAAAATATTCGTTTGATCCCGTCAGCAAGATATTGCTATGGGATATTGGAAGAATCGACGTTTCAAAGCTGCCAAATCTAAGAGGATCG attaCAATACAAAATTCAACGGCTGTTACTGAATCAAATCCTGCCATTAAT GTGCATTTTACGATCAATCAATTAGCGGTATCCGGACTGAAGGTGAATCGGTTAGATATGTATGGCGAAAAGTATAAGCCATTCAAAGGTGTCAAATATATCACTAAAGCTGgcaaatttcaaataagaatgtaa
- the LOC139816530 gene encoding transcriptional adapter 1 yields the protein MTSSKDLNLARKTLVASLGENAKLYFEKMKLWFQMKTTKEEFDSEARNLMTDDQVHLHNEFLLCLFNKVRGLAAVTPTKVDRDKVSKERRLRLKRKYKTDKSNFEPADMYVEVLGQASSPVGDEPIGANRSSAQELVLPDRTFVLARLMLAAWENNMDGAEENTAHIVIAATQIFLKNILTAIFTRRKGYAVREGSFIYNIGEPVPSSWKRNSMYINPFTSGPTEVIEPYGQIPASKSSFEQAEQATAFSYACSTQTTRLPLKPVSTADLQYALKIYKNLVSNHTIYATNMERLYTYATHPTWEDLEAKKLLCQPSI from the exons ATGACTAGTTCAAAGGATTTAAATTTGGCTAGGAAGACTCTCGTGGCATCACTCGGCGAAAACGCAAAATT atatttcGAGAAGATGAAGCTGTGGTTCCAAATGAAg ACTACAAAAGAAGAATTTGATTCTGAGGCTCGTAATCTCATGACAGATGATCAAGTTCACTTGCATAACGAGTTCCTGCTGTGTCTCTTTAATAAAGTTCGCGGATTAGCCGCCGTTACGCCAACCAAGGTAGATAGGGATAAAGTTTCAAAAGAGAGAAGACTAAGGCTGAAACGCAAATACAAGACTGATAAATCAAACTTTGAG CCAGCGGACATGTATGTAGAGGTATTGGGTCAAGCCTCATCGCCGGTCGGAGACGAACCTATAGGCGCTAATCGCTCTAGCGCCCAAGAACTTGTATTGCCAGATCGCACTTTTGTATTAGCTCGATTAATGCTCGCGGCATGGGAAAATAATATGGACGGAGCTGAAGAGAATACCGCGCATATTGTTATAGCGGCAACgcaaattttcttgaaaaatatacttactGCAATTTTCACACGTAGAAAAGGATACGCTGTTCGAGAGggctcttttatttataatataggAGAACCAGTACCTAGCTCGTGGAAAAGAAATTCCATGTACATAAATCCATTCACGTCCGG aCCGACAGAAGTGATAGAACCTTATGGCCAAATCCCTGCGTCGAAATCAAGCTTTGAACAAGCCGAACAAGCTACTGCTTTTTCATACGCTTGTTCCACGCAAACCACTCGTCTACCGTTAAAACCAGTAAGCACGGCTGATTTGCAGTATGCATTAaag atttataaaaatcttgttaGCAATCACACCATATACGCTACAAATATGGAGCGATTATACACATATGCCACTCATCCAACGTGGGAAGATTTGGAggcaaaaaagttattatgtCAACCGTCAATATAA